In a genomic window of Mageeibacillus indolicus UPII9-5:
- the remB gene encoding extracellular matrix regulator RemB, with protein MYIHIGGEYQLPRKLIIAIIDIEQTKSLDKGSINEFFLALAEKNDMVELIDVDLPKSIVITLEKVYLSPISASTLRRRLKSDKMILPENTID; from the coding sequence ATGTATATTCATATAGGTGGCGAATATCAATTGCCGAGAAAATTAATTATTGCAATTATCGATATAGAACAGACAAAAAGTTTAGATAAAGGCAGTATTAATGAGTTTTTTTTAGCACTAGCTGAAAAAAATGATATGGTTGAATTGATTGACGTAGATCTACCTAAATCAATTGTTATAACTTTAGAGAAAGTATACTTAAGTCCAATTTCGGCTTCAACTTTAAGACGCAGATTAAAGTCTGATAAGATGATATTACCGGAAAATACCATTGATTAA
- the gyrB gene encoding DNA topoisomerase (ATP-hydrolyzing) subunit B, which translates to MAKDIKKTDDNRENDEFLSENEENSDRLINLADNPCALVEDFSEKNDFAELEKNQDEFDTSNNSKYSESDIQVLEGLEAVRKRPGMYIGDTTLRGLHHLVYEIVANSVDEALAGRCDMIYLTINHDGSITVEDDGSGIPIGIHPTKGIPTVEVVHTILHAGGKFGGGAYSVSGGLHGVGASVVNALSEWMDVYVKREGNIYKISFARGVVTEPLKIIGHCPINETGTKTVFMPDKEIFPDIHFNYDNMLTRYREMAFLNKEITIVFRDERPEEEVVEKVLHYDGGIISFVEYMNLHKEPLFPKPIYFASSINNSYVEVALQYNNTYAENIYSYANNIATPEGGTHLTGFKSAITKVINDYARKYGFLKTNDKNLQGEDCREGLTCIVSVKLPEPQFEGQTKSKLGNSEMRTLVESMINDKFPVFLEENPAIAKIIMEKCISASRARDAAKKAREMTRRKNTFDSVSLPGKLVDCQENDPTLCEIFIVEGDSAGGNAKGGRERKYQAILPLWGKMLNVERSRVDKVYNNSKLSPIVMALGTGIGDEFDLNKLRYNKVIIMADADVDGAHIRTLLLTFFFRHMKPLVEKGHVFIACPPLFKVENDNQVFYAYDEAGVEKIKQEQGWDKPKLQRYKGLGEMDAEQLWETTMNPATRKLLRVDLEDAQSADQTFNLLMGEEVKPRKDFIQANAKYALLDN; encoded by the coding sequence ATGGCTAAAGATATTAAAAAAACTGATGATAACCGTGAAAATGATGAATTTTTGAGTGAAAATGAGGAAAATAGCGATAGGTTAATTAACTTAGCTGATAATCCGTGTGCTTTAGTTGAAGATTTTTCCGAAAAAAATGATTTTGCTGAATTAGAAAAAAATCAAGATGAATTTGATACATCTAATAATTCTAAATATAGTGAAAGCGATATTCAAGTTTTGGAAGGTTTAGAGGCTGTTCGTAAACGTCCGGGAATGTATATAGGTGACACTACATTAAGAGGTTTACATCATCTTGTATATGAAATTGTTGCTAATTCAGTAGATGAAGCCTTGGCAGGTCGTTGCGATATGATTTATTTGACTATAAATCATGATGGAAGCATTACTGTTGAAGATGATGGAAGTGGAATTCCAATAGGAATTCATCCAACTAAAGGTATACCTACTGTTGAAGTTGTTCATACTATCCTACATGCCGGAGGAAAATTTGGTGGCGGAGCTTATAGTGTTTCCGGTGGCCTTCATGGAGTTGGTGCTTCGGTAGTTAATGCACTATCTGAGTGGATGGATGTGTATGTAAAACGTGAAGGCAATATTTATAAAATTTCATTTGCCAGAGGAGTTGTTACCGAACCACTAAAAATAATTGGCCACTGTCCAATTAATGAAACTGGAACAAAGACAGTTTTTATGCCTGATAAAGAAATTTTTCCAGATATTCATTTCAACTATGACAATATGTTAACAAGGTATAGGGAGATGGCTTTCCTTAATAAAGAAATTACTATTGTTTTCAGAGATGAACGTCCGGAAGAAGAAGTAGTAGAAAAAGTGTTGCATTATGATGGAGGAATAATTTCTTTTGTTGAGTATATGAACTTACATAAAGAACCTCTTTTCCCTAAGCCCATTTACTTTGCTAGTAGCATAAATAATTCTTATGTTGAAGTAGCTTTACAGTACAATAATACTTATGCTGAAAATATTTATTCATATGCAAACAATATTGCTACACCAGAAGGAGGCACACATTTAACAGGATTTAAATCAGCTATTACAAAAGTAATAAATGATTACGCAAGAAAATACGGTTTTCTTAAGACGAATGACAAAAACTTACAAGGTGAGGATTGTCGCGAAGGTTTAACATGTATTGTAAGCGTTAAACTACCTGAACCTCAATTTGAAGGTCAAACTAAGTCTAAACTTGGTAATAGTGAAATGCGCACCTTAGTAGAATCCATGATAAATGATAAATTTCCGGTATTTTTAGAGGAAAATCCGGCAATTGCTAAAATTATTATGGAAAAATGTATTTCTGCTTCTCGGGCTCGGGATGCTGCAAAAAAGGCACGAGAAATGACACGCAGAAAAAATACTTTTGACAGCGTTTCACTTCCCGGTAAGTTAGTGGATTGTCAGGAAAATGATCCAACATTATGTGAAATATTCATTGTTGAGGGTGACTCTGCCGGAGGAAATGCCAAAGGCGGTCGTGAAAGAAAATATCAAGCAATATTACCGTTGTGGGGTAAAATGCTCAATGTTGAAAGATCTCGAGTTGATAAGGTTTACAACAATTCAAAATTATCTCCTATAGTAATGGCTCTAGGAACCGGTATCGGTGATGAATTTGATTTGAATAAATTACGTTATAATAAGGTTATAATTATGGCAGATGCTGATGTTGATGGTGCACACATTCGTACTCTCCTTTTGACTTTTTTCTTCCGGCATATGAAACCTTTAGTTGAAAAAGGACACGTTTTTATTGCCTGCCCACCATTATTTAAAGTAGAAAATGATAATCAAGTTTTTTATGCGTATGATGAAGCCGGCGTTGAAAAAATAAAGCAAGAACAAGGATGGGATAAACCTAAATTGCAGCGTTACAAAGGATTAGGCGAAATGGATGCAGAACAATTATGGGAAACAACGATGAATCCAGCTACGAGAAAATTATTAAGAGTCGATCTGGAAGATGCACAAAGTGCAGATCAGACTTTTAATTTATTGATGGGCGAAGAAGTAAAACCCAGAAAAGATTTTATTCAAGCCAATGCGAAATATGCTTTACTTGATAATTAA